One window from the genome of Micromonospora aurantiaca ATCC 27029 encodes:
- a CDS encoding cyclic-phosphate processing receiver domain-containing protein produces the protein MDARPAIALIDDLRSFVDGRRAEVARTSAAGVELLTRYRDGRLDELWLDHDLGGDDTIWPVIEVLEQAAFDDRPFNIGVVVVHSANPGGATRIALVLRRWGYRVRVASGCSDVGYDKGPPAS, from the coding sequence GTGGACGCCCGACCAGCGATCGCTCTGATCGATGACCTTCGGTCATTCGTCGATGGCCGCCGCGCGGAGGTGGCCCGTACGAGCGCTGCCGGAGTCGAGCTTCTTACCCGCTACCGGGATGGTCGGCTGGACGAGCTGTGGCTGGACCACGACCTGGGCGGCGACGACACCATCTGGCCGGTGATAGAGGTCCTGGAACAGGCCGCCTTCGACGACCGCCCCTTCAACATCGGCGTGGTCGTCGTCCATTCCGCCAACCCGGGCGGTGCCACGAGAATCGCGCTTGTCCTGAGGCGCTGGGGTTACCGGGTCCGCGTCGCGTCGGGTTGCTCAGACGTCGGCTACGACAAAGGCCCTCCGGCGAGCTGA